The following proteins are co-located in the Gossypium hirsutum isolate 1008001.06 chromosome A02, Gossypium_hirsutum_v2.1, whole genome shotgun sequence genome:
- the LOC107952001 gene encoding uncharacterized protein C57A10.07 isoform X2, whose protein sequence is MVAGHSVYTSSSCEKADKEDSWFLESYQKNPGQAATFLAHIKEGIESTALDDEALLLFSGGETLKDAGPRSEAQSYWTVADSKGWFGKEENVKWRALTEEHARDSFENLLFSVCRFRELSGTYPHNITLEI, encoded by the exons ATGGTTGCTGGGCATTCGGTTTATACAAGCAGTAGTTGTGAAAAAGCTGACAAGGAGGATTCTTGGTTTTTGGAGTCTTATCAGAAGAATCCAGGCCAGGCTGCCACTTTTTTGGCTCACATAAAAGAAGGGATAGAAAGCACTGCACTAGATGATGAGGCTTTGCTTCTTTTTAGCGGTGGAGAGACTCTTAAAGATGCTGGTCCTCGTAGTGAGGCGCAGAGTTATTGGACAGTTGCTGACTCCAAGGGATGGTTTG GGAAGGAAGAAAATGTAAAGTGGAGGGCATTAACTGAGGAGCATGCAAGAGATAGCTTTGAGAATCTTCTCTTTAGTGTTTGTCGGTTTCGAGAGCTTTCTGGGACATACCCACACAACATAACT CTTGAAATCTAG
- the LOC107952001 gene encoding uncharacterized protein C57A10.07 isoform X1, giving the protein MNKYPFGSNNPKSFHAYPRGDFVIESGTIKRTRSRKSSIYPVRMVKSWANRLHYYYKLHPLFVFSISLAFGVTILIVLSLYEQHYKVLNNCLKLDDGFGSYYPFAKLKNLVMVAGHSVYTSSSCEKADKEDSWFLESYQKNPGQAATFLAHIKEGIESTALDDEALLLFSGGETLKDAGPRSEAQSYWTVADSKGWFGKEENVKWRALTEEHARDSFENLLFSVCRFRELSGTYPHNITLEI; this is encoded by the exons ATGAATAAATATCCATTTGGGTCAAACAATCCTAAGTCCTTCCATGCATATCCAAGGGGTGACTTTGTTATAGAATCAGGAACTATCAAAAGAACCAGAAGTAGAAAATCATCAATTTACCCTGTTAGAATGGTTAAGTCCTGGGCTAATCGGCTTCATTACTATTACAAGCTACATCCActctttgttttctctatttccTTGGCATTCGGGGTCACGATCCTCATAGTTTTATCTCTATATGAGCAACACTATAAGGTGCTGAATAATTGTTTGAAACTTGATGATGGCTTTGGCAGTTATTATCCCTTTGCTAAGCTTAAGAATCTTGTAATGGTTGCTGGGCATTCGGTTTATACAAGCAGTAGTTGTGAAAAAGCTGACAAGGAGGATTCTTGGTTTTTGGAGTCTTATCAGAAGAATCCAGGCCAGGCTGCCACTTTTTTGGCTCACATAAAAGAAGGGATAGAAAGCACTGCACTAGATGATGAGGCTTTGCTTCTTTTTAGCGGTGGAGAGACTCTTAAAGATGCTGGTCCTCGTAGTGAGGCGCAGAGTTATTGGACAGTTGCTGACTCCAAGGGATGGTTTG GGAAGGAAGAAAATGTAAAGTGGAGGGCATTAACTGAGGAGCATGCAAGAGATAGCTTTGAGAATCTTCTCTTTAGTGTTTGTCGGTTTCGAGAGCTTTCTGGGACATACCCACACAACATAACT CTTGAAATCTAG